The sequence tcttactgtgtttaccccagtccaacgccggcatctccacatcaagaactcTACAGCCAGGGTATCTTGCCCAAGATTACAAGGATGCTTCTATAACTCAAGATACAAATGGAACTGAAACAAGTCCTATTGTGACAATCATTGTGTATGGCTCTTTGTTTCCCTCTCCCAAGGCTTCCAGAGTTATTATCTCCCTCCTGGTGGGAGTCATCAGCACCCTCATCTCCATTGCCAGAGGAAATGCAAATACGAAGCAACAAAGGCCAAGGCCACAATTATATTAGGAATTATCTTCATTCCGGCTGCTGTATTGACCCTGACCCAGTGTCCTGGTCAGCAAGGATTTCTATAATCCTCGAGTGATAGTTGCCCAGAGGAGAGAGCTTGGAGGTACCTTTCTTCCACTGTGCAAAAACAGCTTGTAAAGGAGCAAGGGTTATCCTGAACGGGATTCTCACTTATCTTCTTGGTAGACTCCTCATTCTTCCAGTATGTCCAGGCATGACTGAAAAATCCAATGTGGGATTAGCATGGATGTTCACAGAACTGGCAGTTCATATTGTCGCTTCTGCAGCTGGGCTATCTCTGGCCTTCCTCTGGGCACATCACAAGTTGTGAGTTTCAGCATAGATGATCCTCATAACATGTTGGACCACGTTTAGTGCTTGCCTCCACAAGAGTTGGTCTGTGGCATTGTTTTCCAACCAGAGGTGGTCTGCACTGCAAAATTTTGTAAGGCTCCTTTTAATGGTGTCCTTGTAACATTTAAATGAACCACATTAATGTAATTTGCCCCTGAGACAGCTGCCCATAAAAGATTTGCTTGAGAATTCTGATCTCACTCGTCTTATAGACTCGGTGTAGCTCTAAACAGCATATTACTTAAAGCTAGTTTTCTAAAAAATAGCTTTCATTACAAGGAGAAAAGCTGTTGAGCTGCAAACACAGATGCCAAGAAGCACACACATATTTGTTGACCATCCCAATCATGTGCCTCATCAGTTACCAAAAGTACCTGAAACTAGGTTGGAATCTGGTTCAACAGGTATTCCCTGATTTCAGCTCCGATACACTGAGAACAGGAGCGAATGCCCGCCCACTAGTTGGGGGCTTTAAGTGCCATCACTTTTACTGCTCGTCCTCCGCTTACTCGGGATTTTAAAAGCAGACCGGAAAGTTTGTTTCGGAAAGTTGCAGATTGCTTCCACAAAACCACGAGAATGGCATCAATGGGACTCCAGATTCTGGGCATAGCCCTGTGTGTGTTCGGGTGGCTGGGGGCTCTTCTCACCTGTGTCCTCCCCATGTGGCGTGTGACCGCTTTCATTGGAAACAACATCGTGGTGGCGCAGATTATTTGGGAAGGTCTGTGGATGAACTGCATTgttcagagcactgggcagatGCAGTGCAAGGTGTACGACTCACTGTTAGCTCTCTCCCAAGATCTCCAGGCGTCCAGAGCTCTGACTGTTATCTCACTCGTGGTGGGAATCATCGGCATTCTCGTCTCCATTGCTGGAGGAAAATGCACCAACTGTATAGAACACGAGGCAACAAAGGCCAAGGTCACAATTATATCAGGAATTACCTTCATCCTGGCTGGTGTATTGACCCTgatcccagtgtcctggtcagcAAACACCATCATCAAGGATTTCT comes from Mustelus asterias chromosome 12, sMusAst1.hap1.1, whole genome shotgun sequence and encodes:
- the LOC144501374 gene encoding claudin-4-like, which translates into the protein MASMGLQILGIALCVFGWLGALLTCVLPMWRVTAFIGNNIVVAQIIWEGLWMNCIVQSTGQMQCKVYDSLLALSQDLQASRALTVISLVVGIIGILVSIAGGKCTNCIEHEATKAKVTIISGITFILAGVLTLIPVSWSANTIIKDFYNPLVTDAQRRELGASLYIGWGTSGLLILGGALLCCSCPPKDENSYSAKYSAPRSTAPSNKNYV